Within Actinoplanes sp. L3-i22, the genomic segment AGTTGGCGCGCCGCGATCCGCGGCGACGAGGCCGCCGCTCCCGCCGGCCGGGTCCAGGGCGGTACCCCGTGACGGTCACGTTTGCCCTGCTGGGGCCGGTGCGGGCCTGGCGCAACGGCAACGAGATTCCGCTCGGCTCGCCGCAACAGCGCACCGCGCTGACCGTGCTGCTGCTCCGCGAGGGCCTGCTGACCACCGTCGACGAGCTGGTCGACGCGATCTGGCCGGTGGACCCGCCGACGTCGGCGGTCGCCACGGTCCGCACGTACCTGTCCCGGCTGCGTCGCCTGCTCTGCTTCCAGCACGGGGTCCGGATAGGTTGGATCGGCGGCGGCTACGTGCTGTCCGCGCCGGCCGGCTCGATCGACGTGCAGCTGTTCCACGAGTACACGGCGGCGGCCACCGAGGCGCTGCGCCGGGGAGAACACGCGGAGGCGGCGGCCGCGCTGCGAGCGGCGGTGGCGCTGCACCGCGGCACCCCGCTGGCCGGAGCGGCCGGCGGCTACGTCGAGGGCCAGCGCGCCCGGCTCCTGGAGCTCTGCCAGGGCGCGGCGGTGGACCTGGCCGCCGTGACGGTCGAACTGGGCGGCTACGCCGAGGCGATCGCGGAACTCCGCGCGATGGTCGCGGAGGAACCACTGCGCGAACAGTGCCACGCGCTGCTGATGACCGCGCTGTACCGGAGCGGGCGGACGGCGGACGCCCTCGCGCACTACCGCCAGGTACACCGCATGCTCGCCGACGAACTCGGCGTGGACCCGACACCCGAGCTACGCCACCTCCACCAGCGAATCCTGCTCGGCGCCACCGCCCGCGCCTAATTCGCCTTCCAGAAGGCCGGCCCCCATCGGGTGCCGGCCTTCTCTCCCGCACCGTTCTTTCCGCGCAGCGATCGCGGCCGCGTGCGCTTGTTTCCGCACGGCCGCGCCGGTCCGCTATTCCGCGCGGCTGATCCACGGGCGTAGGCACTGCGGACGGACTCGCGGCGGCGGGTGTGGGATCAGGCGGCGAGGCAGGCTACGCCGAGCAGGGCGCTCAGGACGCCACAGAGGTGGACGGCGGGGAGGCGTTCGCGCAGCACCGAGGTGTTCAGGAGGACGGTGACCGCGGGGTACAGCGAGGCGAGCACCGCCGCGGCCCCGAGCGCCCCGACGGACGCCGCCAGCGCGAAGGCCCCGTCCGCCACGCTCTCCAGCGCACCCACCGCGATCGGGATGCTCACCGCGGGCAGTCCCCAGCTCCGCGGCCCCCACCTCCGCAGCCCCCAACTCCGCAGCCCCCAGCCCCGCGGCCCCCACCTCCGCAGCCGCCCACCGAGCGGCTCCGCCCAGCGCGACGGCCCGGACGGCCGCCAGAAGAACGCGAGCACGAGAGCCGCCAGCCCACCGAACACCCGGCAATAGGCCGTAGCGACATACGGGTCCTCGACCGACGCCTCATGAAGCAGCACGAAGTACGTCCCGAAGCCCATCGCCGCCCCGCTCGCGTACCACACCGCCGAGCCCCGCCGCCGCTTGTCCACACCAGCGGGTTGTCCACAGGCCTCCCGCGCCCCGACCCCGGACTCGACCACAATGGCCTGAGGGGGCACCCCCGTGGAGGGTGGGCCCTGTCTGACCACGGAAGCCGAGGGCGGGCCCTGTCTGACCACGGAAGCCGAGGGCGGGCCCAGCCGGACCACGGAAGCCGAGGGCGGCCCCTGCCGGACCACAGGAGCGGAGGGCATTCCCTTCCGGGCCACGGAGAGCGAGGCGGAGCGCAGGACCGACGGCACCGGCAGACGAGCCGCGCCGGCCGGGCGGGGAGAAACGACGGACAGCACCCGGGCGGATGCTCCGGGCAGCCAGCCGCGAGACTCGGCGCGCGGCGAGCCGAGACGCGCCGCCGCCGGCGATCGGAGGGACCCGGCGGACATCACGTGGGCGGACGCTCCGGGCAGCGAGCCGCGAGACTCCGCGCGCGACAAACCGTGAGACTCCGCGGGCAGCAAGCCGAGACGCGCCGCCGCCGGTGAGCGGAGGGGTCCAGCGGGCAGCGCGCGGAGGGACAACCGGGACGGCAAGGCAAGGCGCGCCGCTGCCGGCGACCGGAGGGGTCCAGCGGGCAGCGCGCGGAGGGACGGCGCAGGCAACGCATGGAGAGACGGCGCAGGCAACGTGTGGGGAGACGGCGCAGGCAACGCATGGAGAGACGGCGCAGGCAACGTGTGGAGAGGCGGTGCGGCCAGCGGGTGGGGAGACGGCGCGGGTAGCGGGGCCGGGTGGTGTGGGGTTGGGGCGGGGTCGGCGGGGGTGACCGGCCAACTGGCGAGGGTGATGCCGGCCAGGGCGGCGAGTGCGCCGACCGCGCCGCCCGGGCCGAGGTGTTCCCCGTGGGTCAGGCCCCAGGCGACCGGGACCAGGGCGGCGCCGGCCGCCACCGGGGCGACCACGGCCAGCGAGCCGTCGCGCATCGCCAGATAGAGCAGCCCCATCGCCGGGAGTCCCAGGACGCCGGCCACCGCGGTGATCAGCAGCAGTCGGCGGTCCGCGGTGAAGCCGACGGCCAGCAGGACCAGCAGGCCCAGGACCAGGCCGGTGACCTTGGAGCCGACGAGCACGGTCCGTACCGGGAAGCGCCGTGCGCACCAGCCGGCCAGGAAGTCCGAACAGCCCCACGCGCCGGCCGCCACCGCGGCCAGTGCCATCGTCCATCCCACTGTTTCCGTCACTCCCTGTTCTGCTGTCGACGAACTGCCGCAACTCGGCGACAGTCCGGCGCAAGGTGCCGCGTTTGCCCTACCGATTAACGGGCAGCACCGTCGACAGGCGATTGACGGTCGCAAAACACCGGAAACGGATGTCTGTCGCGTTGCCGACGACAGCCGCCCACGAAACGAGAACGACTCGGGTCTGCCCTTAAGATCCCGGCAACGAACTTGCGCGCGGTAACCCTGCGTCAAGTTCCGGAACCCCGCCCCAGCGCCCGCCGGCCGATCCCCGGTGCCCCGGGCGCGACCCCACACCGATTACGTGGAGTGATCGATCGATGCCCTGCTCGCGAACCCCGGTCCGGCAGGGCTCCC encodes:
- a CDS encoding AfsR/SARP family transcriptional regulator, yielding MTVTFALLGPVRAWRNGNEIPLGSPQQRTALTVLLLREGLLTTVDELVDAIWPVDPPTSAVATVRTYLSRLRRLLCFQHGVRIGWIGGGYVLSAPAGSIDVQLFHEYTAAATEALRRGEHAEAAAALRAAVALHRGTPLAGAAGGYVEGQRARLLELCQGAAVDLAAVTVELGGYAEAIAELRAMVAEEPLREQCHALLMTALYRSGRTADALAHYRQVHRMLADELGVDPTPELRHLHQRILLGATARA